The following nucleotide sequence is from Phocoena phocoena chromosome 17, mPhoPho1.1, whole genome shotgun sequence.
CACCAGGGCCCGGAGCTTCTCAGACAGCGCCacctgcagggaggagagggggggaCGATGGGTGGCCGTGGGGGGAGAGAGGGCACAGGGCGGGTTGACGATGTGGGCCCTACACCCACCTGGTACAGTGCAGGCTGCTCGAGCCGCCTGTGGGCAGGACTCAGACGGCTCAGGGACTGCTGGGTGAAGGCTCTAGATTCGGCCAGAGATGGGAGGGGCTCACACAGctggggggaagagggaggaaggggctggcTCGAGGTCAGGTGTCGAGCTTGATCTGAGTTGAAGGCGCAGGCTAAGGGGGTGGGTGGCTAGGGGCGGTCACCTGTCCCTGCTGGACCCAGAGTCGCAGCAGCGGCTCCACGTGCACCGGCCTCACGGTACAGGACTCCTGGGTCCCTCGAGGCCAGACTCTGAGCTCCTGGCCAGCCTGGGGAGGTGGCTCCTCTGCTAACTGCAGCACGTCGAACAGCAGAGCCCCTGCGTGGGTGCGCGTGTGAGGGCGCCGAGCATGCACGGGGCCTGGGGCCTCGAGCTCAACTGCAGAGGGTGGGCGGGGCCTCACCGTCGGAGCCCAGGAGCCGGAAGGCAGCCTTGCTTCCAGGCAACGTCTGCTTCTCGGGGTCCTCGGTCAGCTTCATCCGCGGCTGGCCTCCCACGGACACCAGCTACAGGGACAGGGTGCTGAGCTATCTGGACCCTTCTCCCCGGACCCATGGTCCATCCCCAGCCCATCCCCACTGGGCCCCGGACTCTGTCTCCACCTTGTAGACACAGCCCAGGGAAGGCTGGCGAGGGCAGGTGACCACGCTAGTACCGATGCCGATGACGTCCACCTCACTGCCCtgcgggggagggggaaatgagcTCGGCCAGCATCTGCAGGCCCAGGGCCCCCTGAGCCACCCTCTGGGCCGCCCCTGCCCCGCCTACCTTCTGGGACAGCCTGGCCAGCTCCTGCTCATCAATGTTGTTGCTGACAGCAATGGGGATGGACTCCAGCCAGGGCACCCGGAACCTGTGACGGGGGCAGCCCTTAGACGCTCCTGACTCACCCGGCCCCCTCCCAACCCAGTCATGCCGTCTCCCCGCCACCTGATAGTCTGCCCTCAGCCACACTGGCTCTGTGGGCCCCTGAGCGAGCCCACCCCAGCTTCCTTGCCAAGGCTGCAGTACCTCTACTGAGGTAGCAGCATATCAGAGAGCCTCACGGTGGGAGAGGCAcgggccctccctccctctgtcccatcCCAATATTCCTTAACTGGAGGGGATCTCTCAGAAGGCAAAGCCCCTCCCAGGGGGACTCACTGGGCCGCCACTGTTCGGAAGACGCCACGCGTCTCCTGGGCCTGCTGAAGCAGGTCGCCACTGTCCAGCCTCACTCCCACTGCCTGGTAGCCCAGCTCCTCCAGTGCCAGGGCTACAGCCAGGAAGTTGGGGAGACCGCTCCTGCAGGTGGGGACATGGGGGTAGGGGGTCTGCTGCTGCTCTGCTGAGCCCACCCTGGGGGATGCCCGGGCCTCACCTCTGCACACTGTAGGTGTCCAGCAGGCCCTGGAAAGCCCGGGGAAAGGCCAGGGCATAGGCCACAAAGGCCGCCCGCTCACCCCGGTGTGGCTCccgcacccccagccccaggtggCCACACACACGCTCCAGCCACGTCTCCACGCGGGCGGCCAGGTCCACCCTGGGGCCATGACCAGCCGCTGGAGCCAACATCTATGGAGAAGGGTTGGTGAAGGTTGGAGGACCCAGAGCGCAGGGTGGGGACTGGTTCAACCCCAGCAGAGAGTCTGAGCCACCTGCCTGCCAGCTCCCCAGTGCCGCACTGAGAC
It contains:
- the NAPRT gene encoding nicotinate phosphoribosyltransferase, whose amino-acid sequence is MAAEQDPEGRAAARPLLTDLYQATMALGYWRAGRAQEAAEFELFFRRCPFGGAFALAAGLRDCVRFVRAFRLTDADVQFLASVLPPDTDPAFFQHLRALDCSGVTVRALPEGSLAFPSVPLLQVSGPLLVVQLLETPLLCLVSYASLIATNAARLRLIAGPEKRLLELGLRRAQGPDGGLTASTYSYLGGFDGSSNMLAGQLRGVPVAGTLAHSFITSFSGTEVPPDPMLAPAAGHGPRVDLAARVETWLERVCGHLGLGVREPHRGERAAFVAYALAFPRAFQGLLDTYSVQRSGLPNFLAVALALEELGYQAVGVRLDSGDLLQQAQETRGVFRTVAAQFRVPWLESIPIAVSNNIDEQELARLSQKGSEVDVIGIGTSVVTCPRQPSLGCVYKLVSVGGQPRMKLTEDPEKQTLPGSKAAFRLLGSDGALLFDVLQLAEEPPPQAGQELRVWPRGTQESCTVRPVHVEPLLRLWVQQGQLCEPLPSLAESRAFTQQSLSRLSPAHRRLEQPALYQVALSEKLRALVGRLSAEVPSESPLLGAA